From a region of the Methanolacinia paynteri genome:
- the cas1c gene encoding type I-C CRISPR-associated endonuclease Cas1c — MKKLLNTLYVTKPESYLTKEGENVVVKVEGEDNFRIPIHNLEGIVCMGYMGASPQLMRLCSDNGVGLSFLSPNGFFLARVSGKVRGNVLLRRTQFRYADDPVMSLDLSRRFIIGKLVNCRTVLGRSLRDHADVIDNARVKTVEDYLIDNINRVPDSPDCDFLRGIEGNCAKFYFSAMNELILKQKDDFFIKERNRRPPLDNMNALLSFLYTLLAHDMESALETVGLDPYVGFLHTDRPGRASLALDMMEELRPFMADRLALNLVNLRKIKGSGFIKKENGAVFMTDDCKKEIIASWQKRKQDQIKHPYLGENIPVGLLPYVQAMLMTRYLRGDIDGYPPFFMN; from the coding sequence ATGAAAAAATTATTGAATACCCTTTACGTAACCAAACCGGAATCCTACCTGACAAAGGAGGGAGAGAACGTGGTTGTGAAGGTTGAAGGCGAGGACAATTTCCGTATTCCAATTCACAACCTTGAGGGGATCGTATGTATGGGATATATGGGTGCGAGCCCGCAACTAATGAGGCTTTGTTCTGATAATGGTGTGGGATTGTCTTTCCTGTCTCCGAACGGTTTTTTTCTCGCACGGGTTTCTGGTAAAGTGAGAGGAAATGTCCTGCTCCGGAGAACTCAGTTCAGGTATGCCGACGATCCTGTGATGTCCCTTGACCTTTCAAGGCGGTTCATTATCGGTAAACTGGTGAATTGCCGGACAGTTCTTGGAAGAAGTCTCCGGGATCATGCGGATGTCATCGATAATGCAAGGGTGAAGACAGTTGAAGACTATCTTATTGATAATATCAACCGTGTTCCTGATTCCCCGGATTGCGATTTTCTGAGAGGTATCGAAGGTAACTGTGCGAAATTTTATTTCTCTGCGATGAATGAACTGATCCTGAAGCAGAAGGATGATTTTTTCATTAAGGAGAGGAATAGGAGACCCCCTCTGGATAACATGAACGCACTTTTGTCATTTTTGTATACACTGCTTGCTCACGATATGGAATCTGCACTCGAAACTGTTGGTCTTGATCCGTATGTTGGCTTTCTGCATACCGACAGACCGGGGAGGGCCAGCCTTGCCCTTGATATGATGGAGGAACTGAGACCGTTCATGGCCGACCGCCTGGCCTTGAATCTGGTAAATCTGCGAAAGATAAAAGGTTCAGGTTTTATCAAAAAGGAGAACGGGGCTGTTTTTATGACAGACGACTGCAAAAAGGAGATTATTGCTTCCTGGCAGAAAAGAAAGCAGGATCAGATAAAGCACCCTTATCTCGGGGAGAATATTCCCGTGGGTCTTCTTCCGTACGTTCAGGCTATGCTGATGACTAGGTACCTGAGAGGAGATATCGACGGTT